A stretch of DNA from Acidimicrobiales bacterium:
AGCTTGTAGAACCGACCGTCGAAGTCGGTCGTCGGATCGCGGAACAACCCGATGAGGATCCGGCAGGCCTCCTCGAACCGGTCGCTCCGTTCACGAGGCGTCCCGAGGGGAATCCCGTAGGCCCCCGATTCCTCTTCGTTCCATCCGGCGCCTAACCCGACGTCGAGACGTCCGCCCGAGACGATGTCCAGGGTCGCGGCCATGTTGGCGAGAACCGCAGGATGGCGGTAGTGGATGCCCGTGACCATCACGCCCAACCGCAGCCTGCGTGTGGCCTGGGCCAGGGCCGCCAGGGTGACCCACCCCTCGAGGCAAGGTCCGGTGGAGTCGGAGAAGATCGGGTAGAAGTGGTCGAACGTCCAGCCTGACTCGAACACGTCGATCTCGTCGCCCAGCTTCCAGACAGCGAGCATGTCCTCCCAGGCCGTGTTCTGCGGGGCGGTCTTGAAGGCGAAGCGCATCGCCCCAGACTATGAAACGAGACGGGGGAACCAGACGGGGAAAGCGAGACGGGGAAACCCAGGCTGGGGATCCGGCCGAGGCTCTACTCGCGGGCCTTGCGCTGGTACGTCAACAGACGGACCGCTTCCGACGACACGACCTGCACGTCATCAGCCCCGTGGACGTCGACGTAGAGGAAGCCGCCCTCGATGCTGAACTTGGCGTTGGGGACCTGATGGGCCATGTTCCCGCTGCCGTCCATGATCGTGTAGCCGTCCCTGAGTTCGATAGAGCCCCTGTGCCACTCGCGGGCCATCGTCACCTCTCCTGCTCGGAATCCCGACGCTGTTCTTACCCCCGGCGGCGCCGGGAGCCACACCAGCTTGTCAGCCGGACAGAAAGTCCAGAAGCAGCGCGTTGACCTGGTCCGGGGCCTCCCACTGCAACCAGTGGCCGGGTCCCTCGACGCGTTCGTAACGCCACGGAGCGGCGACGAACTCTGAGGATCCGGTCATCTGGTGTTCGGTAAGGGCGAAGTCCCCGGTGCTCCAGACGCCCATGGTGGGGACGGTCAC
This window harbors:
- a CDS encoding LLM class F420-dependent oxidoreductase, translated to MRFAFKTAPQNTAWEDMLAVWKLGDEIDVFESGWTFDHFYPIFSDSTGPCLEGWVTLAALAQATRRLRLGVMVTGIHYRHPAVLANMAATLDIVSGGRLDVGLGAGWNEEESGAYGIPLGTPRERSDRFEEACRILIGLFRDPTTDFDGRFYKLTAARCEPKPVQSPLPICIGGNGEKRTLRTAARYANHWNFVGGTLQDFVRKRDVLREHCAAIGRDAREITLSAHVPLGPDNDPGPGIETANRLADEGLDLAIFQLRPPHTPKVLEEIAEAIAGSQ